tgaaagttcgtattattgtagaaaaatcagtgaaagttcgtattattcagggtaatttttcttacttagttttatcagccaaaaaaaaattttaaaggaatgagtaagtttaccgataacaggtaaaatggtatgccagcgggaaatatgtatcaaagttcgtataattcatggttaattgaaagttcgtattattgtaggaaaatcagtgaaagttcgtattattcagggtaatttttccaaaaataaaagaaaataaatttagagAAAGATTGAGTTTGAGGACAGATAATACAAGTTCATGTCAACGAGAGAAAgatttaacaaatttatcaagacaAACAATAATTATCGAGGGATACCCGACCAAGAAATTAGCCGGTCAATTTGCAATACTCTGAAAATAACCTCGTCTTATCTTATTAATTCCAAGTGTATGTATCCTTATCATCTCAATAAATTGATTGGTGACATATCTTTGTGCATATGTTTACTTCCTTAGATTGCCAAGTCAAGAGATACTAAATCGTGGGGTTTAAAGGAGGGCCATTGCATAGTCGTTGGTGGGATTATTGCATATGATAATTAACACAAAGTATTGATCGTAAAGGAGCATGTGACACAAACTATGCACCTAACCATAGCAAATATTTGTCATAGTGATGTTCCAGGACAGCGAGTTGTGTCCGAAACTTCTCAGAACAGTGATGTTGTAGTGATGCTGCTAGCATTGTATAGAGGCTAACTCGGCTTGTCATCAGGTCCCCTCATCGGTGTCCTCTTCGTACTCACTGACAGCATTCCTCAAATAACACTACTGACGACAGTTaccttatttaaattttatttaaggcCTTACATTGTGCAAACAAAGTGTTAATGAGAGACTTTTATTAGTCTTAAATAGTCAAATGTAATTTCTTGGATTGGTACAAGATGCATTCAAGACTTGGGCATTATTGATGACTTATCGGAAATGTGACTATCGCTAGGACGCTAGGTTTTTGAGTTGTAGTGTAGTGTCTTGTGACTGAGATATTTTAAATGCTTAGCAAGTCTTCCCTCCACTAAATTGCACCATCCACCTACACATGGTTTTCTCAGCACCTAACAACCTGAACCACTGTTACTCATGACTGTCCTTGTGGACATAGACCATCGCATGGCTCGACATTAGAAGTATTCCTCCTCTTCAACTGATAGCAACTCTATTAGAGAGGAGCGAGGTCATAAAATCTAACTTCGGGTCAACCATGCGCCAATAAAGAAATAACGCCAAAACAAGTTTATGTAATGTTAATTGCTAGTACTTTACAACTGTTCGTAAATTATAAAAGCTTTGCTCAATTAACTTTTGGAACTTTTTTGTTATTGGACTTTTGAAACATACCATAGGACAAAAAAGTATAAACTTCATGAAATGAATATGTTCAAGACAAAATCATACCAGACTAAGTATATGTTTTCATATGATCAATATTGCAGAAGGGTCGTAAACAGGAAAACAAAACTCATCCATTTAAGATGCAAACAAGTACCTCGCAGTAGTAAACACAAGTGCATACCTTAAAAGATTCTTCCTAAGTCATCATCTGCCAGTGAAAGTAAATTTAATCTGAATAAACTACGACCAAAAAAATATGCTTTCATAGACATTTTACTTTGAAGACTGCTTTTCCTTTGCCTTTTGAATCTTCAATACCTTCTTCACAATCTTATGCTCTTCAACCAAGAAAACGCGGATGATTCTGAGGAGGGAAAAGGCACAAGAAGTTCGCATCAGAAAAGGCACAGAATAATGATGTAGAAAGTAGAAAACAATACAAAGAGAGGTAGGAGCAAACCTTTCACGCACAGCACCGCCAGCTAGAACATCTCCATAAGGACAATTGACAGTGCGCCTGTTCCTAGGTAACCTGCTTCTCTTGTACTCTGTGGGCCTCAAATGAGGAatctgtaaaaaaaataatgccaaataaaatacaatatacaGTCCATGTAATGCATTTACAAAAAGATTATGCACATATCATCAAACTAAGCATAAAACAAACATGCAAACTCATTCAAATTTAGAAACATCTAATTTCCCTAATATCACCTacaaaatgtattattttgttgaacctATGTCTAATAAAAGATCTATAAACACCAGCTTAAAAAAACAGTTCTTAATATTGTGCAGTAAGGATTTGCTGGAAAAAGAACAGGATCATAGGATAACACTCGCTACAGAGGAATCAATAATAAACGTTTGTATTGGAGCGATTGAGCCTGAACAAAAGATTCAAATGAGTGTTAAGTATTGGAGATGGGATAAGATAGTCACTAGCACTAGCTTTTTAGGTTGAAAATTAGAAGAGTTAGGAAATACAGGAGGGCTTGTATCTCTTATCCAACATCAATTTAGGGTTAAACTAAGGCTAGAGAAACAAGGAATCCAATTTAATTCCCATGTTTaacaaaatcttttaaaaaattcagtATTAGGAAAGAAAACTCAAGTTTAGTTCTCATATGTCCCTTCACTTTATTTCCATTCCACAATGAATCCTTTAACATTGCTGTCCGGACACAATATAATTCTCAGGAGTACATTCTGCGACAAGGTGAAAAAATTGGCACAACATTCATCATAAACCAACTACAGCTCAAGACTGTCAACCAAAACGAACAGACATAGTTTAACATAAATTCAAAGAAAGCGTTATTAATaccaaaatcatgaaaattCCGTACTTCAACATCATATATCCAAAATAATGCACCTTAGAATACATACTGAGGATGCCAATTCATGTAGAATGTCACTCGGTATGCCAAATCATTCATAGGTGAATAGGTGGTTGAGCAAGTTGTTAATGCTTTAGACAGGTTGTAATCTGTTAGTATATCTTGTACTAGTAAAGATTTGTTTTCAACTTTTCTCTTCTATATAATCCACAATTGTGCTAGCCACATAATTAAGTGTAAGAATCATAATGCAGCAAAAAAAGTGTTTCACTCTAACCATTGTGTAAATTTTTACATTTGCACTGTGTTTTGCTGCACATGTCAGTCATATGACTTGTTTCTACATGGTATCAAACACCTCGTCCTTATCTTTTCTTTCAGGATTGAAAGTTAATCATCGTTTTTCTCTTTTTGCCATTCTCTTCGGTTTTCTGTTCTTGAAAAAATGGTGAACCAAGCCTCTAATGGTGTTAGTGTTACTCATCTTAATCCCACTTCTAACCGAACCAATGTTCACTATCTTCACCACTCCAATAGTACGAAGAGGTGGAATTCATTACTTAggttttcaaattcaaaaaacaagGACCATTACGATACCCTTATCAATCAAGAACAAAGTTGATTTTGTGGGCGGCAGAAGGAAGTATCCATGGGTAAGTTCTACAAATCTAATCAAAAGGCATGGGAGAGGGTTAATGATGTAGTTACAGGGTGGTATGTGAAAAGTAGTGAGTGGATAGTAGCTGCTACTAATCAAGCAACACAATTCGTCAATTCAACAAAGCAACAATGTCATTAACAAACACAAGCAATACTATTCACCCTCAAAACATTGATATCATTGTAAAATATAGACAATTATTTTATCACCACTCTATCCAAGACTAAATCCATCAATTTAACCTCACTAACAAAAAATCCATTTACATCCAAAGAGCAATGCAATGCAATTATCTTATCACTTCAATTGGCAAGCATAAAATGTAGATTGCaaaataattatcataattcaAAAATGTATTATACAACTAACAACATAcatgaaaataaaatcaaaaaatgacattctaaatataaataataaaacacaAGAAAGTAAACATACTCCTTGTATTCTTTTTCCAGTGACAGGGAACTTTGAAACACTTGCTCTCTTCTTGGTGCTCTGGTAAACCAACTTTCCTCcttataacattaaaataaaCGGCCATTATAATCAAAACCCAGAATTGAGTTCAAAATATCCACAAAGAAAATGTGATTAATTTCAAAGGATTAAGCTTTGATTAGTAAAAaatgacttaattaattacaaaagaaaaatgagaaagaatagttagaagaagaaaaaaggaGAGTAGCAGGAGTTTTGACGATGCGATGTTGGTTGGATTTGGTGGCATAGTTATGCCGTTTATTATAAGTCAAACGCTGCACCATTTTCGACCCTATgaagctttttctctctcttttatGTCCTCTTTTCTTAGTTTTCCCCTCTTTCACACTTGAACCGTACGCGTTATTGTATTCACTCGCTTCTTTTAGACGACCCGATTTCGCCACATACACTTGTCAAACGGTGAAGGTTGACGGTGGGTACGACCGTATGAGGTATTAACCACATATATTCACTTGTCACACTTTATAATTGTCGTATCGTAATATACGGATTTCttaatgtaaatatttataaaaaattagattttcaaAACAACGacaaaaatatatgttaatcttataaatttaattttttaatttaaagtgtaatatatataattgatttaATCCAAACTCAAATACGTCCTCCGCGCTTCaggaaaaaaatgataatatatgTTCGTTGACTTTATCAATAATTTCGTTTGTTGGTGCTAGTATTGTCCTCTCTTTATTGTAcgaattattctttttatttcttttgctaTTAAAATAGAAATCATTAAAGGTACGGTGAAATCTATAAAACAACGATTTTGTTTAGTGATTCgtttcatctaaataaatataaattttctttaaatacAATTTTGTCTCAGCCAATAAATAATTGTTAcccaataaatataaatttctcaaattcaatattatttattatatcaatCAGAAAAACAATCTCTGCACATTTGTCTCAGCCAATAAATAATTGTTATCCAATAAATACAATTTTGCCTCAAACAATAATTAGGAACAAATATGGCAATCATCTattaaaactgaaaattaattatactacaaaattaaaattttgtttaagatAATCAAAGCTTTTGTGTTTTGAAATgctaataatatttttctaagaCTTCAAGCAAATTATActgttgtttattttattataattattttgaagattctatgcaaattattttgtgatttgttatgttatttagtatattataaaatgattttaattaatgcaagtgtttatcaattatcaatcaatTTATGTAAATTTGTCTCATCCAGTAAAtattaatcaacaaaataattaaggTAAATTTGTCTCGAATCTCAATCAGTAAGAAAGGAAATACAAATGGCAATAAAAATTTCAAAGtgcaagttttttttattgcaaAAATTATAGTCAATTGTCCTTCAATCTGTGTGAAACTATGTTAGACAATAAATTTCAAACAATGTAAAATCTCTACTAATAAATATTCAACCAATAAAAAATTACACATGATAACATTTTGTTAAACTGCCATTtgttaatttacatcaaaattaTTAGTTTGTATGATTACTttatatcaattaaaaattttaaatattgaagatattaattttatcttattaaaTTGTATGGTTAAGTAAAGTTAAATATACAATGAAATTTGTAAGAAAATGCAATTGTGAACATTGACTGGATGTGTGGTGGGTAGAAAGTGGGTATATCCATATTCATGATGGTTATACATAGTTGGTCGGTGTGTTTGAATGTATACCTAGGTGGCTAGATATGGATataaaaattcacaaattcttaaatgagatgatGAGATTATCTTTATTGGATTGACCCATGTACATTTAgtgtattaaagtgatcacttataattttaaagtgatcaataatgaactAATTATATGAGTTCGTCTTATTGTAAGACTATCTCATACAAGATGGACGGGCTGATGAAAATTTTACATACCATGATTTGTGAGCAAGTTGCGGGTATGAAAATTTGAAGTGGGTTTAGATATGAGTATGAAAAGGGTATACAACATTAGTCTGCCCATTTCTTCATAGGCTATTGTATGTGTTGGGTTATTTAACCTATATATGAATGCGTATTTTATAGTGAGATCGTgtcatataaaaaatattattttgacaaTTGGGTACGCTCATATATGATACATTTGTACTACCTCCACCCAAACAAAAGtgtctcatttatttatttatttattttttgttgcttTTGGTCTATTAATATTATGACTatctattaaagattaataaatatatatgactatctatctattaaaaataaaatatgaagtaTCCCTTGGATAAATAgacataatatacttttttatctcaataaatttgtctcatttttattttagtctatCCTAATAAATTTGCAAAATTTCTAAATTTGTGATGACCCTACCAAAGCTATCAAGATCAAAATTCACATGGATTAGATCGAAGCAGTGTGATCAAATCAAGGGATCGGAAGATcctacaaataaaattaaaaatgtttaattatactccctcctattcatagagaatgaaatatttttttattggaccAATTCACTTAAAATgactcatttctatttttgtcattatTTTACACTTTTACCCTTACTGCAACAATacaataacacataaatatcaatacTCTTTATGAAAAAAGAGAGTTTTCTACCAACTTTTAAGTGGTTCTCCATCCTTCTTTGATTTTGGTGTAAAACCCAAATGTCACATTTTctatgaatagaagggagtatagtatatattacCTAATCATAATTATTCATTTTCAGAGCTTAAATTTGTGAATGATAGTTTCTTTGACTTCATTTTTTAGATTGAAATAGAAAAACTTACAATAATTAGTTATGTGATGAAAATTAGTCAAAGATAGTGCTCCCTCCATTCTCTAATGGTTttctcatttagaatatttcactttaaagaGAGAACTTTGACTACGATTTTTGAGAAATATATTGAAGAAATAATGTATTGATCATTTGAGATCTCAttaaattcgtcttaatgtatactcccttcgttctcttttatttgtccactttacctTTTGCACgcattttttagcaaattttacgccttaatatctctaaatactcatcataagaaattatatattaaaaaactttacatcaagacaaatctaacaagatctcacataaatatatctTATCTACAATATATACTTCCAAAATCTAATTTgaatttctctctcttaaagtggacaaatcTTGTTAAGAATACTACATATACCATTGAACATATCACATAAATTCCTTCTTTACCCTTAGTCTTCTTTTGtcaatattgtatatatatccCTCCTTCCTcggtttttgtttttcttagtaATGTACATTCTCTTTTATCATAATTTGAGAGGTAGTTTTATTCGGTTTTGTTCTTTTCTAACATGGTATCAGCTGGAACGatctccaatttcaattttatatCCCTTCGCCACTGCTGCTTCCATTAGCTCTGTCAGTTTTCATCAACATTGCTGTTCCTCTTCAATTCCAtctgttttcttcttcatcaggaaagtttctgattttaattcttttacttCTTTCCATCTTCGTCTTTTAtgattcttgattttttttct
This Amaranthus tricolor cultivar Red isolate AtriRed21 chromosome 13, ASM2621246v1, whole genome shotgun sequence DNA region includes the following protein-coding sequences:
- the LOC130798738 gene encoding 60S ribosomal protein L34-like, which encodes MRAKGGKLVYQSTKKRASVSKFPVTGKRIQGIPHLRPTEYKRSRLPRNRRTVNCPYGDVLAGGAVRERIIRVFLVEEHKIVKKVLKIQKAKEKQSSK